The Malus sylvestris chromosome 8, drMalSylv7.2, whole genome shotgun sequence genomic interval ACTGCTTGTTGTGCTTCGTGGTTTACGTTACAATGTCAGTTTaacttatattaatttaacatttCTTGAAATGAAATTCTGTATTATTGATGGTTTAGACTTTCATCATGGTAATTGTGTGCATTCTTGAGTTTCATTATTTCAACATATTGCTTTTAAAACAGAACCTCTTAATTTGCTAAAAGCCTGAAATATCCGCAGAAGTATCAGATTCCTTGCTACTTTTAATGAATTGCCTTTTAACGACTTTGTACTTTGTCATATGTAATGCAGTCCAAACCCGTAAAGAATCTGAACGGGCAGATATGTCAGATCTGTGGTGATACTGTTGGTCTTACAGCCACTGGTGATGTCTTTGTTGCCTGCAATGAGTGTGCCTTTCCAGTCTGTCGACCTTGTTATGAGTATGAGAGGAAAGATGGAAACCAGGCTTGCCCACAGTGCAAGACTAGATATAAAAGGCACAAAGGTTCACTTGCTTTTCTCATTATGTGAATAGAATTCCTACTGTTTTGACTTATAGATATAATTCTTGCAATGAATTTAACAAAAACTGATGTCCTTTAGGGAGTCCTCGAGTGGATGGAGATGACGATGAGGATGACATTGATGATCTGGAGAATGAGTTCAATTATACACAAGGAACTAGCAATGCCAGGCGCCAGTGGCAAGGAGAAGATGCTGATCTCTCATCTTCCTCGAGACATGAATCTCAACAGCCGATTCCCCTTTTAACCAATGGGCAGTCGGTAAGTGATTAGCAATGGAACTTCTTCATATCTCTCATTTATcactaaaagattaaaaataaaaaattcaaaactctCATGTTCATGGAGATGAGCTGATTGATTCTCTAGCTCTTCTTTTAATTTGATACTACAAGTAAATCTGTGAACGGAAGTGTTCCTAGCTCCTCTATATCACTTGGGGTATTTCTATCTTTAGCTGAAATTACTGCTTGTAACTACAGCTATTATTGCAAGTCTTGTATGGTTGTGCATCTtgttaatctttgttttgcactTATGCTCATAATTTCATTAGGTGTCTGGTGAGATTCCTTGTGCCACACCGGACAACCAGTCTGTGCGAACTACATCAGGTCCTTTGGATCCACGACAGCCAGGTACAAATTAATTACATTCATACAAATTTCCTCTGACAAATGGTTTGTTTGAATAGTTATTTAATTCTGCAATTTATTTTTACAGTTCCAGTGAGAATAGTGGACCCGTCAAAGGACTTGAATTCTTATGGGCTAGGAAATGTTGACTGGAAAGAAAGGGTTGAAGGCTGGAAACTCAAACAGGACAAAAGTATGATGCAGATGACTAGTAGATACGCTGAAGGAAAGGGGGACATGGAAGGCACTGGTTCAAATGGTGAAGAACTCCAAATGTGAGCTTCTGGAGTAAAACTTTACTTAGAAAGCATTTTGCCTTTGCATTATAGAGAATGGGAATTAGAATTGTTTCATATGATGTACATTTCCTTGATAACGACAttgtcctttttcttttgtcttcATCTCAGGGCTGATGATGCTAGACAACCTTTGAGTCGCATTGTGCCTATTTCTTCATCCCATTTGACACCTTACCGTGTTGTGATCATACTCCGGCTAATTATTCTGGGTTTCTTCTTGCAATACCGTGCAACTCACCCAGTGAAAGATGCATATCCATTATGGTTAACATCAGTCATCTGTGAGATTTGGTTTGCTTTATCCTGGCTTCTGGATCAGTTTCCGAAATGGTTTCCCATTAACCGTGAGACCTATCTTGATAGGCTCACACTGAGGTTGGCCAACTTCACACAATCTATAGTTGTTGAggttttaaaatttgtttcattatcatttttatttgccTTAACATAGTTTCCACCATGCAGGTATGATCGTGATGGGGAGCCATCCCAGTTAGCCCCCATAGATGTGTTCGTCAGTACAGTGGATCCCATGAAAGAGCCTCCTCTGGTTACGGCTAACACTGTTTTGTCCATACTTTCTGTGGATTACCCAGTGGACAAAGTCTCTTGCTATGTGTCTGATGATGGGTCCGCAATGCTAACATTTGAATCCCTTTCTGAAACTGCGGAGTTTGCTAGGAAGTGGGTACCTTTTTGCAAGAAACACAACATTGAACCTAGAGCCCCTGAGTTTTATTTTGCCCAAAAGATTGATTACTTAAAGGACAAGATACAGCCTTCTTTCGTAAAAGAGCGTAGAGCAATGAAGGTGAGTGAATGCAAGTCCAATATGTTGCATGGGTTTCTAAAAAGAAGTTAATAAATGATTATTTCTTCTATGACCATTTCAAATAGGAggattatttcaattttttgcaAATCTTGCCTGCTTTAAATAACATAATTCATCCTTTTAGTGGTGCCTTACTTTTAAAGCAATATAAATCCCTATCTGGTTTTCGGCTTTAAAACATCAATTGATCACCTCTATAGTTTGCATTATTTATCATTCAAACAAGACGATTACTTCAATTTTTTGATAGGTAGACTCCGGATTATCAATTTCTTTGTTATCAAAACTTGAGTTTGACGCAAGTGCgcaaaaggaaaatgaaaaacGGTGTTATGCCTTGGTAGTTATTTCTGTAATCTGTTCAAAtagtttaaaatttgaaatcgtAAGACTGATTATACCTAGGAGAGTTAAGGGATGTTTAGAGAGCAGATTGTGGTAAACTTACATACATATGTAGCACTATGAAGAGAGTCTAAATGCATATTGGTTTTGCCCACAGAGAGAGTATGAAGAATTCAAGGTTCGGATCAATGCCCTAGTTGCCAAGGCACAGAAGATGCCTGAAGAAGGTTGGACAATGCAGGATGGGACTCCATGGCCTGGGAACAACCCTAGAGACCATCCAGGAATGATCCAGGTACTTGCATTTTTATCTAGTGCTTTTGGGTTTCTACCTCCTCTTCTGTCTTTCATGCTAATTTAGTTTTCCATCATGTGGAAGAACAGGTCTTCTTAGGCCACAGTGGTGGCCTTGATACTGATGGCAATGAACTGCCTCGACTTGTTTATGTTTCTCGTGAGAAGCGACCTGGATTCCAGCATCACAAGAAAGCTGGAGCAATGAATGCATTGGTTTGTTTCCCCTCAAATTgattaaaatataattgttttttttttcttagcaGTAATGTTCAGTGGTTTGACTTGTTTGGAACTATATTTTGTCAACATTTCTGCTAAAGCTGGACAAATTCTAAATTGACCAGTTAGAACCCTCAATATTTCTTTGACCAAGTAAGGTCCTCAATGTTTTCTTTGCCAATTAGGATCCACAAAATTTCCTTGACCAGTTAGAACCCTCAATATTTCTTTGGCCAAGTAAGATCCTCAATATTTTTCTTTGCTAATTAGGATCCTCAAAATTTCCTTGACCAGTTAGAACTCTCAATGTTTCCTTAGCCTAGTAAGATCCTCATTATTTTCTTTGCCATTTAGGATCCTCAAAATTTCCTTGACAAGTTAGAACCCTCAATGTTTCCTTGGCTAACTACACCATGACACATTTTATGGTACAAAATGTCATTGTCTCTTAAACAAGTGTTGTAAGATAAGATTGTTCCCTGATGAATTGAAGTCGGTACCAAAACCATTTTGATTTTCTAACTTGGTTCACCATATGCCATGTAGATTCGAGTTTCAGCCGTTCTGACAAACGGTGCATATCTTTTAAACGTCGATTGTGATCACTACTTCAATAACAGTAAAGCTCTTAAGGAAGCCATGTGTTTCATGATGGACCCAGCTTATGGGAAGAAGACCTGCTATGTCCAGTTCCCTCAGCGATTTGATGGCATTGATTTGCACGATAGATATGCCAATCGGAACATTGTCTTCTTTGATGTATGTGCTACTTGATTTATAACCACCAATTAGTCAATTACTAATATCATTCTATGTGACAGTGTGGATACACTCTGGAAAATATATTCTTATTTCGTCTTACTTGCAGATCAACTTGAAAGGGCTGGATGGCATCCAGGGTCCAGTCTATGTGGGAACTGGTTGCTGTTTCAACAGACAAGCTCTGTATGGGTATGATCCGGTTTTGACCGAGGAAGATTTGCAGCCAAACATTATTGTCAAGAGTTGTTGTGGTTCAAGAAAGAAGAACAAGACTAGCAATAAGAAGTATATTGACAAGAAGAGGGCGGTCAAAAGAACAGAATCCACCATTCCCATTTTCAATATGGAAGACATTGAGGAGGGTGTTGAAGGTAGATTCTTATATTATCTTTTTTTCAAGTTCTTTTCTCCAAATATCTTGCCACGTACATTAATGTTGTAAGTTATTCATGAAAGTGCTTCCATCGCATGATCGCATCACATGTAACAAGGAAACTTTTAACAAGTTTGCTCATTTGACAAaccttaaaaagaaaaagaaaaaaaaaaatcattcagaGTGTTATTGACCAAAATTAACAGAAAACCAAAATGATGTTTGATACATCCATGCTTTGCAAATTTGACTGAGATAACTTAATCTTCTGCAGGTTATGATGATGAGAGGACTCTTCTTATGTCTCAGAAGAGCTTAGAGAAGCGTTTTGGTCAATCACCAGTTTTTATTGCAGCCACATTCATGGAACAAGGAGGCATTCCACCTACAACCAATCCTGCAACTCTTTTGAAGGAAGCCATACATGTTATTAGCTGTGGATATGAAGACAAGAGTGAATGGGGAAAAGAGGTCAGTATAGCAATATAGGTCCTAGCCTCCCTTATTCCGAAAATACTTAATGAATGAATTTGTGATTTTAAATTCACAATAATtgacattttattttatcaccAGATTGGATGGATCTATGGCTCTGTGACTGAAGATATTTTAACTGGGTTTAAGATGCATGCTCGTGGTTGGATATCAGTCTATTGCATGCCTCCCCGCCCAGCATTTAAGGGTTCTGCTCCCATCAATCTTTCTGATCGTTTGAACCAAGTGCTTCGATGGGCCTTGGGTTCCATTGAAATTCTGCTCAGCAGGCATTGTCCCATATGGTATGGCTACAATgggaagttgaagcttttggagAGACTTGCATACATCAATACCATCgtttaccctctcacatccATACCACTGATTGCCTACTGTTTGCTTCCTGCCTTTTGCCTGCTCACAGAAAAGTTTATCATTCCTGAGGTAAGTACTGGTTCTGCGTTGTTCTtactcaaaacaaacaaaaaaatacacGAGTTCTGCAACTTTTGAAAGAATTCATTAACATGATTCCTTGAAGTGTGCAAGGTTCGtcccatcaatgtgggattcattctcaacagcACTGTCATGGGACCTTTCTTTAGGCTTTTCACACTCTAGATTATCATTCTGGGCAGTCACTAAATTTGTTGaatgtttaattgtttatgcaGATAAGTAACTTTGCTAGCATGTGGTTCATTCTGCTCTTTGTTTCCATTATTGCAACCGGTATTCTTGAGCTAAGGTGGAGTGGAGTCAGTATTGATGACTGGTGGAGAAATGAACAGTTCTGGATCATTGGTGGAACATCAGCTCATCTCTTCGCTGTCTTCCAAGGTCTCCTGAAAGTTCTTGCTGGGATTGATACCAACTTCACTGTCACGTCAAAGTCATCTGATGAGGATGGGGATTTTGCTGAGCTCTACGTGTTCAAATGGA includes:
- the LOC126632003 gene encoding cellulose synthase A catalytic subunit 1 [UDP-forming]-like, yielding MEANAGLVAGSYKRNELVRIRHDSDSSSKPVKNLNGQICQICGDTVGLTATGDVFVACNECAFPVCRPCYEYERKDGNQACPQCKTRYKRHKGSPRVDGDDDEDDIDDLENEFNYTQGTSNARRQWQGEDADLSSSSRHESQQPIPLLTNGQSVSGEIPCATPDNQSVRTTSGPLDPRQPVPVRIVDPSKDLNSYGLGNVDWKERVEGWKLKQDKSMMQMTSRYAEGKGDMEGTGSNGEELQMADDARQPLSRIVPISSSHLTPYRVVIILRLIILGFFLQYRATHPVKDAYPLWLTSVICEIWFALSWLLDQFPKWFPINRETYLDRLTLRYDRDGEPSQLAPIDVFVSTVDPMKEPPLVTANTVLSILSVDYPVDKVSCYVSDDGSAMLTFESLSETAEFARKWVPFCKKHNIEPRAPEFYFAQKIDYLKDKIQPSFVKERRAMKREYEEFKVRINALVAKAQKMPEEGWTMQDGTPWPGNNPRDHPGMIQVFLGHSGGLDTDGNELPRLVYVSREKRPGFQHHKKAGAMNALIRVSAVLTNGAYLLNVDCDHYFNNSKALKEAMCFMMDPAYGKKTCYVQFPQRFDGIDLHDRYANRNIVFFDINLKGLDGIQGPVYVGTGCCFNRQALYGYDPVLTEEDLQPNIIVKSCCGSRKKNKTSNKKYIDKKRAVKRTESTIPIFNMEDIEEGVEGYDDERTLLMSQKSLEKRFGQSPVFIAATFMEQGGIPPTTNPATLLKEAIHVISCGYEDKSEWGKEIGWIYGSVTEDILTGFKMHARGWISVYCMPPRPAFKGSAPINLSDRLNQVLRWALGSIEILLSRHCPIWYGYNGKLKLLERLAYINTIVYPLTSIPLIAYCLLPAFCLLTEKFIIPEISNFASMWFILLFVSIIATGILELRWSGVSIDDWWRNEQFWIIGGTSAHLFAVFQGLLKVLAGIDTNFTVTSKSSDEDGDFAELYVFKWTSLLIPPTTVLLVNIVGIVAGVSYAINSGYQSWGPLFGKLFFALWVVAHLYPFLKGLLGRQNRTPTIVIVWSILLASIFSLLWVRIDPFTSDKTKAATNGQCGINC